One genomic region from Bacillus aquiflavi encodes:
- a CDS encoding PEP/pyruvate-binding domain-containing protein, translating to MIVPLSEGHEKNRSLIGGKAKNLSTLMKLGISVPNGFIVSSSAFLNFIKANRLGSQINHYMKTMSNPYIKINELFQSHTIPSDLEKEIKEAYDNLTFSHDIINVSVRSSASAEDLQDQSFAGQYETCLNIGSFDRLLKSIKKCWASVWSDQALQYLHTVNIDIKEVKISVLVQAMVQADTSGVAFSINPVTLSYDEIIINASYGLGEPIVSGLITPDLFIISKHDHKILHKELGLKEFKLVGQADGTKETPTSEQEIKSFSLNFDQINRITNITKKIEHYYQYPVDIEFTVKENEINVLQVRPITTVKGVVQS from the coding sequence GTGATAGTTCCTTTAAGTGAAGGGCATGAAAAAAATAGATCATTAATAGGAGGAAAGGCAAAAAATCTGTCAACTCTGATGAAATTAGGGATATCAGTTCCAAATGGCTTCATCGTTTCCTCGAGTGCCTTTTTGAATTTCATAAAAGCTAACCGGTTAGGAAGTCAAATTAATCATTATATGAAGACAATGTCTAACCCTTATATTAAAATAAACGAATTGTTTCAAAGCCACACAATACCGAGTGATTTAGAAAAAGAGATAAAAGAGGCATACGATAATTTGACTTTTTCACATGACATTATAAATGTTTCCGTAAGATCATCTGCATCTGCTGAGGACTTACAAGATCAATCTTTTGCAGGACAATACGAAACATGTTTAAACATTGGAAGTTTCGATCGTTTACTAAAGAGCATAAAGAAGTGTTGGGCTTCTGTTTGGTCTGATCAAGCTCTTCAATATTTACATACTGTTAATATCGATATTAAAGAAGTGAAAATTAGTGTTTTAGTGCAGGCGATGGTGCAGGCAGATACATCAGGTGTGGCATTTAGTATAAACCCTGTTACCTTATCGTATGATGAAATAATTATTAATGCTAGCTATGGATTAGGAGAGCCAATTGTGTCTGGTCTTATCACTCCTGATCTGTTTATTATTTCGAAACACGATCATAAAATTTTACATAAGGAATTAGGACTAAAAGAATTTAAGCTTGTAGGACAAGCTGATGGTACAAAAGAAACGCCAACTAGTGAACAAGAAATAAAATCATTCAGTTTGAATTTCGACCAAATAAATAGAATTACGAATATAACGAAAAAAATCGAACATTATTATCAATATCCAGTAGATATTGAATTTACCGTAAAAGAAAATGAAATAAATGTATTACAAGTAAGACCGATAACTACTGTAAAAGGAGTGGTTCAATCTTGA
- a CDS encoding PEP-utilizing enzyme: protein MTNKTLDHEFLLSDDDMNRSFWVQNDVHFPRPLTPLFTSLIMPAMSNGTKVCYEKMKMQIERVDVKSLNGYYYQSIIPRSKEDYDHEEHKSIMMNLIPNLISRFDDYVENVFKPYYEKLSAFKTKNESRNSILQAVKELEQFFITAWVIHYEVLTPKQAAGWILEELYSQLFNSNDKSAVYDLLVGTMNKTLETDRAIWELSRQVKKSNLLNKLFETTNIESLFENLASVKEGQQFLGDFQNVMTEYGYRNANYHDLNEETWIENPKYILGLVKRYLDINDDFDEKFSEINMKRTQLFEQLLLKIHNSSEKQQFKEMVETALHIWRIEEDHHFLY, encoded by the coding sequence TTGACTAATAAAACATTAGATCATGAATTTTTATTATCAGATGATGATATGAACAGATCATTTTGGGTCCAAAATGATGTTCATTTTCCTAGACCGTTAACACCGCTTTTTACATCACTTATTATGCCGGCAATGAGTAACGGTACGAAAGTATGTTATGAAAAAATGAAAATGCAAATAGAAAGAGTAGATGTAAAATCTTTAAATGGATACTACTACCAGTCGATCATTCCTAGAAGTAAAGAGGATTATGATCATGAAGAACATAAATCTATTATGATGAACCTGATTCCAAATTTGATTAGTAGATTTGATGATTATGTAGAGAATGTATTTAAACCATATTATGAAAAGCTATCGGCTTTCAAAACAAAAAATGAGTCTAGAAACTCAATTTTACAAGCGGTTAAAGAGTTAGAACAGTTTTTTATAACGGCTTGGGTTATACATTATGAAGTATTAACTCCTAAACAAGCTGCTGGATGGATTTTGGAAGAGTTGTATAGTCAGTTATTTAATAGTAACGATAAGTCAGCTGTCTATGACTTATTAGTTGGAACGATGAATAAAACGTTAGAAACTGATCGAGCGATTTGGGAATTATCTAGGCAAGTTAAAAAATCAAATCTTTTAAATAAATTATTTGAAACAACCAATATCGAAAGTCTGTTTGAAAACTTAGCTAGTGTTAAGGAAGGACAACAATTTCTTGGCGACTTTCAAAATGTGATGACCGAATATGGTTATAGAAATGCTAATTATCATGATTTAAATGAAGAAACATGGATTGAAAACCCAAAATATATTCTCGGTCTTGTTAAAAGATATTTGGATATCAATGATGACTTTGACGAGAAATTTAGTGAAATAAATATGAAAAGAACTCAATTATTTGAACAATTGTTATTAAAAATACACAATAGTTCAGAAAAGCAACAGTTTAAAGAAATGGTTGAAACAGCATTACATATATGGCGGATTGAAGAAGACCATCATTTTTTATATTGA
- a CDS encoding PEP-utilizing enzyme — protein MKKTIIFYIDAMLPARSRLFFLEIGKYMVEQKIIANKNDIFFLYINEVKDLLEKPNNVENLIIKRRKKHEENMNTIPVPFVGDPTNIANANELEQIIGFPQGPINKEQQSFKGTAASKGVYKGKVKMIYSQEDFHTVEKGDVLVTKTTTPPWTVLFPIVGAIITDSGGILSHAGIIAREYEIPAVLGTKVATSMLNNGDEVTVDGTNGVVYF, from the coding sequence TTGAAGAAGACCATCATTTTTTATATTGATGCTATGCTTCCAGCTAGATCAAGACTTTTCTTTCTAGAGATCGGAAAGTATATGGTAGAACAAAAAATAATTGCAAATAAGAATGATATTTTTTTCCTTTATATAAACGAAGTAAAAGATTTACTTGAAAAACCAAATAATGTTGAAAATTTAATTATTAAAAGAAGAAAAAAACATGAAGAGAACATGAACACTATTCCAGTTCCTTTTGTAGGGGACCCAACTAATATTGCCAACGCTAATGAATTAGAGCAAATTATTGGGTTTCCGCAAGGACCTATAAATAAGGAACAGCAGTCATTTAAAGGTACAGCCGCTTCTAAAGGTGTTTATAAAGGGAAAGTGAAAATGATCTATTCACAGGAGGATTTTCATACGGTTGAAAAAGGGGATGTTTTAGTAACTAAAACAACGACGCCACCTTGGACTGTTCTCTTTCCAATAGTTGGTGCAATTATTACAGATAGTGGGGGGATTCTCTCTCATGCTGGAATTATTGCCCGAGAGTATGAAATCCCAGCTGTTTTAGGAACAAAAGTTGCCACTTCTATGCTTAATAATGGTGATGAAGTAACAGTAGATGGTACTAATGGGGTTGTGTATTTTTAA
- a CDS encoding thioesterase II family protein translates to MQKVRLFCLPYAGGSSFIFSRWKTYLHPAIEIIPLELAGRGRRINEPLISNFEEMVNDIFKTIKNDLSDLPYIILGHSMGGLLAYELAYRILQSNSKMPILIILSGIEPPKLRKRKVISTLPDEEFVKEVLSIGGTPKNIFANKEASDIFISILRADFKLVESYVAQDYKPLDVDLMIFNGERDYSTTFPRVKEWKKYTNKSCQMINFEGGHFFIHDQKKEVINAINLYIEKVLY, encoded by the coding sequence ATGCAGAAAGTAAGACTTTTTTGTTTACCATATGCTGGTGGATCATCGTTCATATTCAGTAGATGGAAAACATATTTACATCCAGCAATCGAAATAATACCACTAGAACTTGCCGGAAGAGGGAGAAGAATTAACGAACCTCTCATTTCTAATTTTGAAGAAATGGTAAATGACATATTCAAGACGATAAAAAATGATCTTAGTGATTTGCCATACATCATATTGGGTCATAGTATGGGTGGTCTATTAGCTTATGAATTAGCATATAGAATTTTACAATCTAATAGTAAAATGCCAATTTTAATTATTCTCTCTGGAATAGAACCGCCTAAATTAAGAAAGCGGAAAGTGATCTCAACTCTTCCTGATGAAGAATTTGTGAAAGAGGTTCTCTCAATTGGTGGTACACCAAAAAACATTTTTGCTAATAAAGAAGCATCTGATATTTTCATATCGATATTACGAGCAGATTTCAAGTTAGTAGAATCTTATGTTGCTCAAGATTACAAACCATTAGATGTGGATTTAATGATATTTAATGGAGAACGAGATTATTCTACTACTTTCCCTAGAGTAAAGGAATGGAAAAAGTATACAAATAAATCATGTCAGATGATCAATTTTGAAGGTGGACATTTCTTTATACACGATCAAAAAAAAGAAGTAATTAACGCAATTAATTTGTATATAGAAAAAGTTTTATATTAA
- a CDS encoding efflux RND transporter permease subunit: MNLLKFILKKKILIGLMTVMVLSFGLYAIFDLGKELMPSVAKDSIYIKTAAGDLSAIEVERNITDPLERKLKGIDGIKSIDSTTNIGGNSFKFKLTIEDGRGEEVLKEVESVVNAAKGELIGIKDIVTGQYGTNQGYELFMDISGGDFDQMKAFAKDVLEPRLENLEEVRDVEFSGLSEQEVLIEINKNELEKNNLNFAQVVEVIEEVNSDYTLGELSVEKDSPSLRWDTKFENIEDIENIMIPSETGFIQLKDIASIKKQTVEGSSSVWKDGKKDFIFVQIGRTSNFTQIDMRDAVRKEIQKIRDENLIKDFTLKEIVSQADYVEESIDGITSNIIIGGAIAIVILLIFLRNLRATFIIGLAIPTSVLLTFASMWLFDYSFNMLTLIGLGLGIGMMVDSSIVILESIYRKKELGLGNFEAVLQGTKEVAGAVIASILTTIIVFVPVGLISGEIGQYVVILSVIVAITLISSLIVSFTLIPSLSEKFLLFKKSKNDRTEGVFLKTYGKAVSWAVHKKYRSLLILLLFFAIFGSSLFLVPKIPMTIMPDMFNRYTEVMTYLETGVNNKEKEELVKGMNQKLQKIEDVDSNYILDMGGELYSIINMTKGDEIKNEQNAVNEEILKSLRELKDTFPIVSVQSALSDGEGGQPIQITVSGEDFSQLKEIVDRFTKKLESVEGIVGITNSMERSTNEQVIALKQDEIEKAGLSQLAIKRHIEQALLQMPVGEMKIDHQDASLILGVDESIETKESLLDLKIPTVRGEEKLSTFINLETVQTPNEIYHLEGERFITISADIENKDLGTVNREVQKLINKFETPSGYNISVAGDLEQQQELMIEMMIVLAFAIFLVYFVMAVQFNQLGQPIIVMSAIPMAFTGVILGLSATQMELNILSGIGVVMLIGIVLNNAILLIDRSNQLRRAGYNIEEALVEAGKNRLRPIFMTTITTVGGMLPLALESGTSGNYQAPLAVVIISGLLFSTFITLLLIPSICRLFSFSRKESLTRVEDKKTLTN, translated from the coding sequence GTGAATTTATTGAAGTTCATATTAAAAAAAAAAATATTAATTGGATTAATGACGGTAATGGTATTGTCTTTTGGACTATATGCAATTTTTGATTTAGGCAAAGAACTTATGCCATCGGTTGCAAAAGATAGTATATATATAAAAACTGCTGCTGGAGACTTATCGGCAATTGAAGTAGAGCGCAATATTACAGATCCATTGGAACGGAAATTAAAAGGAATTGATGGAATTAAAAGTATCGACTCTACGACAAATATAGGTGGAAACTCATTTAAGTTTAAGTTAACAATTGAAGATGGACGCGGAGAAGAAGTATTAAAAGAAGTTGAATCTGTTGTCAATGCTGCAAAGGGAGAACTTATCGGCATAAAAGATATTGTTACGGGCCAATACGGTACGAACCAAGGTTATGAATTATTTATGGATATTTCTGGCGGCGATTTTGATCAGATGAAGGCCTTTGCGAAAGATGTTTTAGAGCCGAGATTAGAGAACTTAGAAGAAGTGAGAGATGTTGAATTTTCAGGTTTATCAGAGCAAGAAGTTCTCATTGAGATTAATAAAAATGAACTTGAAAAAAACAATTTAAATTTTGCCCAAGTAGTAGAAGTGATTGAGGAAGTAAATAGTGATTATACACTTGGCGAATTGAGCGTCGAGAAAGACTCCCCTTCTTTACGTTGGGATACTAAATTTGAAAACATTGAAGATATAGAAAATATAATGATCCCTTCGGAAACTGGGTTTATACAGCTAAAGGATATAGCTAGCATAAAGAAGCAAACTGTAGAAGGTTCTTCTTCCGTATGGAAGGATGGTAAGAAAGACTTTATCTTTGTTCAAATCGGGCGTACATCAAATTTCACTCAAATTGACATGAGAGATGCAGTACGTAAGGAAATTCAAAAAATTCGCGATGAAAATCTTATTAAAGACTTTACTTTGAAGGAAATCGTTTCACAAGCAGATTATGTTGAAGAATCTATTGATGGAATAACTAGCAACATTATTATCGGTGGGGCAATTGCCATCGTCATTCTCCTCATTTTTTTACGAAACTTACGGGCTACATTCATTATTGGTTTGGCAATACCGACATCTGTTCTACTTACTTTTGCGTCAATGTGGCTGTTTGATTATAGTTTTAATATGTTGACTCTTATAGGACTAGGATTAGGAATCGGAATGATGGTTGATTCATCAATTGTCATACTAGAGTCTATTTATCGAAAAAAAGAGCTAGGTTTAGGAAATTTTGAAGCTGTTTTACAAGGAACAAAGGAAGTTGCTGGAGCTGTAATTGCCTCTATTTTAACAACGATTATCGTTTTTGTGCCGGTTGGGTTAATTAGTGGGGAAATCGGCCAATACGTAGTGATATTATCAGTAATCGTTGCCATTACATTAATAAGTTCCTTAATCGTTTCTTTCACATTGATTCCATCATTATCAGAGAAATTTTTGCTGTTTAAAAAATCAAAAAATGATAGAACTGAAGGCGTATTTCTTAAAACATATGGTAAAGCTGTATCATGGGCAGTACATAAAAAATATCGAAGCTTATTAATTCTTCTTCTTTTTTTCGCAATATTTGGCAGTTCATTATTTTTAGTACCAAAAATACCGATGACAATTATGCCTGATATGTTTAATCGTTATACTGAAGTGATGACTTATTTAGAAACTGGTGTAAATAATAAAGAGAAAGAAGAACTAGTAAAAGGGATGAATCAAAAGCTTCAAAAAATTGAGGATGTTGATTCGAATTATATTTTGGATATGGGGGGAGAACTGTACTCTATCATCAACATGACAAAGGGTGATGAGATAAAGAATGAACAAAATGCAGTGAATGAAGAAATTTTAAAATCACTGCGTGAACTAAAGGATACATTCCCAATTGTGAGTGTACAAAGTGCTTTATCTGATGGTGAGGGAGGCCAGCCTATTCAAATAACGGTTAGTGGAGAAGATTTTTCGCAATTAAAAGAAATTGTTGATCGTTTCACTAAAAAGCTAGAATCAGTAGAAGGAATTGTTGGCATTACAAATTCTATGGAACGTTCGACTAACGAACAGGTTATTGCATTAAAACAAGACGAAATAGAGAAGGCAGGATTATCTCAACTTGCAATCAAACGACATATAGAACAGGCTTTATTACAAATGCCGGTGGGAGAGATGAAGATTGATCATCAAGACGCTTCCTTAATTTTAGGAGTGGATGAAAGTATAGAGACGAAAGAGTCTCTGTTAGATTTAAAGATTCCAACCGTACGAGGGGAAGAAAAATTATCTACTTTTATTAATTTAGAAACAGTACAAACACCTAATGAGATTTATCATTTAGAGGGAGAACGATTCATTACAATCTCTGCCGATATTGAAAATAAAGATCTCGGTACGGTGAATCGAGAAGTTCAAAAATTAATTAATAAATTTGAAACACCGTCGGGATATAACATTTCTGTCGCAGGAGATTTAGAGCAGCAACAAGAGCTAATGATAGAAATGATGATCGTATTAGCATTTGCCATTTTCCTTGTATATTTCGTCATGGCAGTACAATTTAATCAATTAGGTCAACCTATTATTGTGATGTCAGCTATTCCAATGGCATTTACTGGTGTTATACTAGGGTTATCTGCTACTCAAATGGAACTTAACATTTTGTCTGGAATTGGCGTTGTCATGCTGATTGGAATTGTTTTAAATAATGCTATTTTATTGATCGATCGATCAAATCAACTTCGAAGAGCTGGTTATAACATTGAAGAAGCTCTCGTTGAAGCGGGAAAAAATAGATTACGTCCAATCTTTATGACAACAATAACAACAGTAGGCGGAATGCTTCCATTAGCGTTAGAATCGGGAACATCCGGTAATTATCAAGCACCGTTGGCAGTTGTTATTATTTCGGGGCTATTATTTTCTACCTTTATTACATTACTGCTCATTCCGTCGATTTGCCGGTTATTCTCATTTTCTCGGAAGGAATCGTTAACAAGGGTGGAAGATAAAAAGACATTAACCAATTAA
- a CDS encoding 4'-phosphopantetheinyl transferase family protein, with protein MLQIHAIKVPFHIADLDYKKLVSFISSDKREKLSRFYYKRDTYRSLLGDILVRLFLWEHFLIPNNQIKYSFNQFGKPQLKLPFPFSFNISHSEDWVICVFDHKNVGIDIEKINNVNLQIAKRYFSQIEYEDLISLNEPMRTKYFFDLWTLKESFLKCIGTGLYRPLNSFTIRINKSTISCTEDSHVLSSDLSFQLYNFDCHYSLAACAYSKLPDKIKMIHFDELMSRMRSFTF; from the coding sequence ATGTTGCAAATTCACGCCATAAAAGTTCCATTTCATATTGCAGACTTAGATTATAAAAAGCTAGTTAGTTTCATTTCAAGTGATAAAAGGGAAAAATTAAGCAGATTTTATTATAAGAGGGATACATATAGAAGTTTACTTGGCGATATTTTAGTACGATTGTTTTTATGGGAACACTTTTTAATTCCTAATAATCAAATCAAATACTCCTTTAATCAGTTTGGTAAACCGCAGCTCAAGTTACCTTTTCCGTTCTCGTTTAATATATCTCATTCTGAAGACTGGGTTATTTGCGTATTTGATCATAAAAATGTCGGGATCGACATTGAAAAAATAAATAATGTCAATTTACAGATCGCTAAACGTTATTTTAGTCAAATTGAATATGAAGATCTTATTAGTTTGAATGAGCCGATGAGGACGAAATATTTTTTTGATCTCTGGACTTTAAAGGAAAGTTTTCTTAAATGTATTGGTACAGGATTATATCGTCCATTGAATTCTTTTACAATAAGGATAAATAAATCTACTATTTCATGTACGGAGGACAGTCATGTATTAAGTTCGGATTTATCGTTTCAGTTATATAATTTTGATTGTCATTATAGCTTAGCCGCTTGTGCCTATTCAAAATTACCAGACAAAATAAAAATGATTCATTTCGATGAGCTAATGAGTAGAATGAGATCATTTACTTTCTGA
- a CDS encoding ABC transporter ATP-binding protein — MGKLVELENISKAYTNKKIFSDISLTIYENQIVAILGGNGTGKSTLLRMIAGLEQPSSGKVGFPNKKIKIGYVPERFPKLLRFTPSEYLNYIGKIGGISKEYLKERIPYLLHRFKLEKLDDRWIRDLSKGNIQKVGILQAILTKPALLILDEPVSGLDLNAQQELLTVIKELKQQGTTIILTYHESNIFDDIIEKTYYLNNGSISMDNPIKNEKDEMKLIEVKYIDHSTVIQWKEAIHMESKDNRLLLYVNIKNSDSILMKILQLKGSIEAVSTVNFDF; from the coding sequence ATGGGCAAGCTTGTTGAGCTTGAGAATATAAGTAAAGCATACACAAATAAAAAAATCTTCAGCGATATTTCGCTTACTATATATGAAAATCAAATTGTTGCGATACTCGGGGGAAATGGTACGGGAAAGAGTACACTATTACGGATGATAGCAGGACTCGAACAACCTAGTTCTGGAAAGGTGGGATTTCCCAATAAAAAGATAAAGATTGGATATGTACCAGAAAGATTTCCTAAGCTTCTTCGTTTTACTCCTAGTGAGTATTTAAATTATATAGGTAAAATTGGCGGAATTTCTAAAGAGTATTTAAAAGAAAGAATTCCTTATTTATTACATCGCTTCAAGCTAGAGAAACTAGATGATCGTTGGATAAGAGACTTATCAAAAGGAAACATTCAAAAAGTAGGCATCCTCCAGGCAATTTTAACAAAACCTGCGCTATTAATTTTGGATGAGCCTGTTTCTGGCCTTGATTTAAATGCACAGCAAGAATTATTAACGGTTATAAAAGAATTAAAACAACAAGGTACTACTATTATACTCACTTACCATGAATCTAATATTTTTGATGACATCATAGAGAAAACCTATTATTTAAATAATGGCTCTATTTCAATGGACAATCCAATAAAAAATGAAAAAGATGAAATGAAATTAATCGAAGTAAAATATATTGATCATTCGACCGTTATACAATGGAAAGAAGCCATTCATATGGAAAGCAAGGATAATCGATTATTACTATATGTCAACATTAAAAACAGTGACTCTATATTAATGAAAATTCTTCAATTAAAGGGAAGTATTGAAGCTGTTTCAACCGTAAATTTCGATTTTTAA
- a CDS encoding endonuclease V → MSQKFLEIQNELLPKVKLENIFKKDEIKLIAGVDLAYWDVNNTTHGTCCIVVIDYHTKEVIEKVYSYGEITIPYIPGFLAFRELPLIIDTVKKLINLPDLYMFDGNGYLHYRHMGIATHASFFLNKPTIGVAKSYLKIQGTDFMMPKNQAGAYTDININSEVYGRTLRTTKNVKPIFVSCGNWIDLHTSTEIVMNCINKESRLPIPVRLADLETHKVRKQLSHL, encoded by the coding sequence ATGTCACAAAAGTTTTTAGAAATTCAAAATGAGTTATTGCCAAAAGTGAAATTAGAAAATATCTTTAAAAAAGACGAGATAAAATTGATTGCCGGGGTAGATTTAGCCTACTGGGATGTAAATAACACGACACATGGTACATGCTGTATTGTTGTTATTGACTATCATACAAAAGAAGTGATTGAAAAGGTATACAGTTATGGAGAAATAACAATTCCTTATATTCCGGGATTCCTTGCTTTTCGGGAGTTGCCTTTAATAATAGATACAGTGAAGAAATTAATCAATCTGCCAGACTTATATATGTTTGATGGGAATGGATATTTACATTATCGTCACATGGGCATTGCGACACACGCATCTTTTTTCTTGAATAAACCAACAATTGGGGTGGCGAAAAGTTATCTTAAAATTCAAGGAACGGATTTTATGATGCCAAAAAATCAAGCAGGTGCTTACACTGATATTAACATAAATAGTGAGGTGTACGGTCGAACTTTAAGAACAACAAAAAACGTTAAACCTATTTTTGTTTCTTGTGGAAATTGGATTGATCTACATACAAGTACTGAAATTGTGATGAATTGTATTAACAAAGAAAGTCGTTTACCGATTCCTGTTAGATTAGCTGATTTGGAAACACATAAAGTAAGAAAACAATTATCACACTTATGA
- a CDS encoding transcriptional regulator SplA domain-containing protein, which yields MRDEYHSYNAGDIVYVFYRNPHTQDVTNIQEAAVVNNPENPNELALFLYETYYPLTSEMAVYSSEEEAEHAYQQFFAND from the coding sequence ATGAGGGACGAATATCATTCTTACAATGCAGGGGATATTGTGTATGTTTTTTATCGAAATCCTCATACACAAGATGTAACAAATATTCAGGAAGCAGCAGTTGTAAATAACCCTGAGAATCCAAACGAATTAGCTTTATTTCTGTATGAGACTTATTATCCTTTAACAAGTGAAATGGCTGTCTATTCAAGCGAAGAAGAAGCAGAACATGCTTATCAACAATTTTTTGCAAATGATTAA
- the splB gene encoding spore photoproduct lyase — MNKPFTPQLVYFEPKALDYPLGKELKEKFEKMNVEIRYTTSHNQVRNLPGETDFQRYRIAKSTLVVGIRKTLKFDTSKPSAEYAIPFATGCMGHCHYCYLQTTMGSKPYIRTYVNVDEILEAADQYMAERAPKMTRFEASCTSDIVGIDHLTHTLKRAIEHFGKSEFGILRFVTKFHHVDHLLDAKHNGKTRFRFSVNADYVIKNFEPGTSPLEKRIEAAGKVARAGYPLGFIVAPIYLHEGWKDGYFHMFERLDAELPLEARKDITFEFIQHRFTKPAKRVIEKNYPMTKLELNEEKRRYKWGKYGIGKYIYQKQEEGDIKNHLYSYMEQFFPNAKLEYFT; from the coding sequence ATGAATAAACCGTTTACCCCCCAACTCGTCTACTTTGAACCGAAAGCGTTAGATTATCCACTTGGGAAAGAGCTTAAAGAAAAATTTGAAAAGATGAATGTAGAAATCCGTTATACAACTTCTCATAATCAAGTAAGAAACCTTCCTGGCGAAACGGATTTTCAACGTTATCGGATTGCAAAATCCACACTCGTCGTTGGAATAAGAAAAACACTTAAGTTTGATACTTCAAAGCCTTCTGCAGAATATGCGATTCCGTTTGCAACAGGCTGTATGGGTCATTGTCATTATTGTTATTTACAAACTACGATGGGAAGCAAACCGTATATCCGAACGTACGTAAATGTCGATGAGATTCTTGAAGCTGCTGATCAATATATGGCAGAACGTGCACCTAAAATGACAAGATTTGAAGCCTCTTGTACATCTGACATTGTCGGCATCGATCATTTGACACATACGTTAAAAAGGGCAATTGAGCATTTTGGAAAGTCAGAGTTTGGAATACTACGGTTTGTTACTAAGTTTCATCATGTCGATCATTTACTTGATGCAAAACATAATGGAAAAACACGTTTCCGATTCAGCGTAAACGCTGATTACGTTATTAAAAATTTCGAGCCAGGCACGTCTCCTTTAGAGAAACGAATCGAGGCGGCGGGAAAAGTGGCAAGAGCCGGATATCCACTTGGATTTATTGTGGCACCGATCTATCTTCATGAAGGGTGGAAAGATGGCTATTTTCACATGTTTGAGCGTCTCGATGCAGAATTACCGCTAGAAGCGAGGAAGGATATTACATTTGAATTTATCCAGCATCGATTTACAAAGCCTGCCAAAAGAGTAATTGAAAAAAATTATCCGATGACTAAATTAGAATTAAACGAGGAAAAAAGAAGATACAAATGGGGTAAATATGGAATAGGTAAATACATTTATCAAAAACAAGAAGAAGGGGATATTAAAAATCATCTTTATTCCTATATGGAACAATTTTTCCCAAATGCCAAGCTGGAATATTTCACATAA
- a CDS encoding AbrB/MazE/SpoVT family DNA-binding domain-containing protein, translated as MTAPEGKHVFGTVKVGTKGQIVIPKEAREIFDIKPGDSLLMLGDEKQGIALVKQEIFVQFANDILNAKNLDEGE; from the coding sequence ATGACAGCACCAGAAGGAAAACATGTTTTTGGAACAGTCAAAGTAGGAACGAAAGGACAAATTGTTATCCCTAAAGAGGCAAGAGAGATTTTCGATATTAAACCGGGGGACTCTTTACTCATGTTAGGTGATGAAAAACAAGGTATTGCACTTGTGAAACAAGAAATATTTGTTCAATTTGCTAATGATATTTTAAATGCCAAAAATCTGGATGAAGGTGAGTGA